One genomic segment of Chitinophaga sancti includes these proteins:
- a CDS encoding redoxin family protein: MRVLVFLLLICNFAVAQRVQQFLKQVHTPMVAIVWLSPECPLCRNYTKPLNELSRKYANTVTVVGVFPGHWYTQKDYTAFQKKYKVFFPLLTDRKNKLGKHLHASVTPEVCLLNKKGKVLYQGAIDNWATGLGQTKTSTATEHYLEDAITNTIAGKTVYPTVTKPVGCFINDK; this comes from the coding sequence ATGAGGGTGTTAGTTTTCCTTTTATTGATCTGTAATTTTGCAGTAGCGCAGCGTGTGCAGCAATTTCTAAAACAGGTACATACACCTATGGTGGCCATTGTATGGCTATCGCCAGAATGCCCGTTGTGCAGGAATTATACTAAACCATTGAATGAACTGAGCCGGAAATATGCCAACACAGTTACTGTGGTCGGCGTCTTTCCAGGCCATTGGTATACCCAAAAGGATTACACTGCATTTCAAAAGAAATATAAGGTCTTTTTTCCATTGTTAACCGATAGAAAAAACAAATTGGGTAAGCATCTGCATGCATCTGTAACACCGGAAGTATGTCTCCTGAATAAAAAGGGGAAAGTGTTGTATCAGGGAGCAATTGACAACTGGGCAACTGGTTTGGGACAAACAAAAACCAGCACTGCAACAGAACATTACCTTGAAGATGCAATTACAAATACTATTGCCGGGAAAACCGTATATCCAACGGTTACCAAACCAGTGGGATGTTTTATTAATGATAAATGA
- a CDS encoding cytochrome c, translating into MMRALILLMVILLPARLLLAQTYTDVQPVFATRCVGCHHTGGSAPFSLATYEEVKRRISFIKEVINTGYMPPFKADVHYRDYANNRILTPEEKNTILNWISNNAPKGKTVAPAKVVDVNATAPDLILKADKPYIVKGDNQERFVIFKVPFELKDTANIERLELYTNNKKVIHHINYGFYAVADAGKDISVAPSFVEADIDTAGLEVKRFGPLKQNMVYYSGWIPGTTEEFYPKQFGWVLPKRGVVLLTVHYAAIAADEVSTVGVKLFYKKGPVQRKVQIISLGSGGIAERDIQPRFVIFPNQVSTYTLKVKTQETQSVMYVWPHMHLLGKEFVAYAVTPDRDTIPLVHIPAWDFRWQELYRMQHLVKIPAGAIIHMIGIYDNTTGNPVNPNHPPKLVMSSGDMRANEEMFTLMMIYVPYEPGDENITL; encoded by the coding sequence ATGATGAGAGCACTAATTTTATTGATGGTGATATTATTGCCCGCACGCCTGTTGCTGGCACAGACATATACAGATGTACAACCTGTTTTTGCAACAAGGTGTGTGGGGTGTCACCATACAGGTGGTTCAGCACCGTTTTCATTAGCCACTTATGAAGAGGTAAAGAGAAGAATTTCGTTTATCAAAGAAGTGATCAATACCGGTTACATGCCCCCATTCAAAGCAGATGTGCACTATCGGGATTATGCCAATAACCGTATCCTGACACCGGAAGAAAAGAATACTATTCTGAACTGGATTAGTAATAATGCGCCAAAAGGGAAAACAGTGGCGCCGGCAAAAGTTGTAGATGTGAATGCCACAGCTCCTGACCTGATCCTGAAAGCAGATAAACCCTATATCGTAAAAGGCGATAACCAGGAGAGATTTGTGATATTCAAAGTGCCTTTTGAACTGAAAGATACTGCCAATATTGAGCGACTCGAATTATACACAAATAACAAGAAAGTCATTCACCATATCAATTATGGTTTTTATGCCGTGGCAGATGCCGGCAAAGACATCTCTGTAGCTCCTTCCTTTGTTGAAGCAGATATTGATACCGCCGGCCTGGAAGTAAAAAGGTTCGGACCATTAAAGCAAAATATGGTGTACTATTCCGGGTGGATACCCGGCACGACCGAAGAATTTTACCCTAAGCAGTTCGGATGGGTACTGCCTAAGCGCGGTGTCGTATTATTAACTGTACACTATGCGGCAATAGCAGCAGATGAAGTATCTACAGTAGGGGTAAAGTTATTTTATAAGAAAGGACCTGTACAGCGTAAGGTCCAGATCATCAGCCTTGGATCCGGTGGTATAGCCGAAAGAGACATTCAACCCAGGTTTGTAATCTTTCCCAATCAGGTTAGTACCTATACCCTGAAGGTAAAAACACAGGAGACGCAGTCTGTTATGTATGTATGGCCACATATGCATTTGTTAGGTAAGGAGTTTGTGGCTTACGCAGTGACGCCGGATCGTGATACCATTCCATTGGTACATATCCCTGCCTGGGATTTCCGCTGGCAGGAATTGTATCGTATGCAGCACCTGGTGAAAATACCTGCAGGTGCTATCATTCATATGATTGGAATTTATGATAATACGACGGGCAACCCTGTGAACCCAAATCATCCGCCTAAGCTGGTGATGTCAAGTGGAGATATGCGGGCCAATGAGGAAATGTTTACCCTTATGATGATCTATGTGCCATATGAGCCGGGGGATGAAAACATTACATTGTGA
- a CDS encoding carboxypeptidase regulatory-like domain-containing protein, whose product MSIRNCLLTLVLILNLPMFLLAQETTSEIHGIVTDGQTGVPGAVITAVHTPTGTRYITTSRADGRYNFANVRVGGPYTISVTFIGYGDQHLDNINLSLGQEFTGNFTLAPSTKQLGEIVVKGKQDKTFNNSRTGSQEIISRDQLEKLPTISRSAQDFTRLEPTSSTVAAGQSFGGRSPQYNNFTVDGANFNNSFGLSGTLGGQTSAQPISLDAIEQVQVNVSPYDVRQGGFSGAGVNAVTRSGTNTLKASVYTYIKGAGTQGYKVGNSQVNKTPLSFNIRGLSIGGPIIKNKVFFFLSLESSRQTAPATSWVPSDANHPANASAGVSQANADTLNALAAFLKSNFGYDPGAFTGYSFRTNSDKATLKFDWNINEKHSLTVKYNYLKSFTDQFASNSRPAGVTTGQPGTNSMPFFGSGYVINNNFNIFIAELNSRFSNKVSNKFQVGYTALRDYRTPNSTSNTFPLVDILNNGNIYTTFGYEPYTYNNVLNTDVFQISDIFTYYASAHEITVGTQDYYRKYQNAFAPGYQGAYQFNSLTDFYNSVTNGTANAKSYYLQYSALKDGSFPWAYAGSTELGVFAQDKWRVSDRFTFTYGVRFDMTIYKQSFTDNPNFDKLIFKDGQSYNIGKAPGNAVLISPRIGFNYDVMGDRTLQLRGGFGIFSGPPPFVWLSNQASNNGIQWGSFTNTSGVAFSADPNAYRPTSASANTSYSVALTDKNFKYPSVLKSSLAVDKKINDWVFTVEGTYSKDINAVYFSNINLNETNGYALNNGGDNRMRYNTSLTTSLNTSNKYYSGTTLENPNIGNAILMKNTNKGYTYNITARIERTFGNLYTSVAYAHGDARNTSETGSTASSMWSARAVSGDPNGANLAYASYRLPNRVIAMASYKVSYAKYFATSFGAIFEAAPAGAVSYIYNGDLNGDGFNNDLIYIPKSATDINLINVGSYNATTHTGSTTGTAADPRTASQIYTQLDNFIGQNKYLNFHRGETAKANAAVLPYYKKLDVNITEDISVKTGKDRHTLRLSLDIINVGNFLNRNWGIVQAATVNNFLKFEGLAADGKTPLFSFPYADSKNQVSYVNSYANNTAITSRWQMQFGIRYLFN is encoded by the coding sequence ATGTCGATCCGAAATTGTCTATTAACACTCGTGTTAATACTTAATTTACCTATGTTCCTCCTGGCGCAGGAAACAACCTCAGAAATTCACGGTATAGTTACCGACGGCCAGACTGGAGTACCAGGCGCCGTTATCACAGCTGTACACACCCCTACCGGCACCCGCTATATAACCACCAGCCGTGCGGATGGTCGCTACAATTTTGCCAACGTACGTGTAGGTGGTCCTTACACCATTTCCGTGACCTTTATCGGGTATGGTGATCAGCACCTGGACAATATCAATCTGTCACTGGGCCAGGAATTTACCGGCAACTTCACCCTCGCCCCGAGTACCAAACAACTGGGCGAAATAGTGGTGAAAGGAAAGCAGGATAAAACCTTCAACAACAGCCGCACCGGTTCCCAGGAGATCATCAGCAGGGATCAGTTGGAAAAACTGCCAACCATCAGCCGCTCTGCACAGGATTTTACCCGTCTTGAACCTACCAGCAGTACTGTAGCCGCTGGTCAGAGCTTTGGTGGTAGAAGCCCCCAGTACAACAACTTTACTGTAGATGGTGCAAACTTCAACAACTCTTTTGGCCTGTCCGGTACCCTGGGTGGTCAAACAAGTGCACAACCTATCAGCCTGGATGCGATTGAGCAGGTACAGGTAAACGTATCGCCTTACGATGTACGTCAGGGTGGTTTCTCCGGTGCCGGTGTAAATGCTGTAACCAGGAGTGGTACCAATACCCTGAAAGCATCTGTATACACCTACATCAAAGGTGCAGGTACACAAGGGTATAAAGTAGGCAACAGCCAGGTGAACAAAACACCGCTGTCCTTCAATATCCGTGGTCTCTCTATCGGTGGGCCGATCATTAAGAACAAAGTGTTCTTCTTCCTGAGCTTAGAGTCTTCCCGTCAAACGGCGCCTGCTACCAGCTGGGTACCTTCTGATGCTAATCACCCTGCTAATGCCAGTGCTGGCGTGTCACAGGCCAATGCCGATACACTCAATGCACTCGCCGCTTTCCTGAAGTCTAACTTCGGCTATGACCCAGGTGCATTCACCGGTTATTCTTTCAGAACAAACAGTGATAAGGCTACCCTTAAATTCGACTGGAACATCAATGAAAAACATTCATTGACGGTGAAGTACAACTACCTGAAATCATTCACTGACCAGTTTGCGAGCAACAGCCGTCCTGCCGGTGTTACCACGGGCCAGCCAGGCACGAACTCCATGCCTTTTTTTGGTAGCGGTTATGTGATCAATAACAACTTCAACATCTTTATCGCTGAGTTGAATTCACGCTTCAGCAATAAGGTGTCCAATAAATTCCAGGTGGGCTATACCGCACTGCGCGACTATCGTACACCTAACTCTACTTCAAATACCTTCCCGCTGGTAGATATCCTGAACAACGGTAATATTTATACCACCTTCGGATACGAACCATACACTTACAACAACGTACTGAATACAGACGTATTCCAGATCTCAGACATCTTCACGTACTATGCCAGTGCACACGAGATCACAGTGGGTACACAGGACTATTACAGGAAGTACCAGAACGCTTTTGCTCCCGGCTATCAGGGCGCTTACCAGTTCAATAGTCTGACAGACTTCTACAACAGTGTAACCAATGGCACTGCCAATGCAAAAAGCTATTACCTGCAGTACTCTGCACTGAAAGATGGTTCCTTTCCATGGGCATATGCAGGTTCTACAGAACTGGGTGTGTTTGCACAGGATAAATGGAGAGTCTCTGATCGTTTTACCTTCACCTATGGTGTAAGGTTTGACATGACGATCTACAAGCAATCCTTCACTGACAACCCTAATTTCGACAAACTGATTTTCAAAGATGGCCAGTCTTACAACATTGGTAAAGCGCCGGGCAATGCAGTGCTGATCTCTCCACGCATCGGTTTCAACTATGATGTAATGGGCGACAGAACCCTGCAGTTAAGAGGTGGTTTCGGTATCTTCTCAGGTCCTCCTCCGTTTGTATGGTTGAGCAACCAGGCTAGTAACAACGGTATTCAGTGGGGTTCCTTCACGAATACTTCCGGTGTGGCCTTTAGTGCAGATCCAAATGCATACCGTCCTACAAGTGCATCAGCTAACACTTCTTACAGTGTAGCACTGACAGACAAGAATTTCAAATACCCTTCCGTACTGAAATCAAGTCTGGCGGTTGATAAAAAGATCAATGACTGGGTATTCACAGTAGAGGGTACGTATTCCAAAGATATCAATGCAGTTTACTTCTCCAACATCAACCTGAATGAGACGAATGGCTATGCATTGAATAATGGTGGTGATAACCGTATGCGATATAACACATCGCTGACTACTTCTCTGAATACAAGCAATAAGTATTATTCAGGTACCACACTTGAAAACCCTAATATCGGTAATGCTATTCTGATGAAGAATACCAACAAGGGTTATACATACAATATTACAGCAAGAATAGAGCGTACTTTTGGTAACCTGTACACCAGCGTGGCTTACGCACATGGTGATGCAAGAAATACTTCTGAAACAGGTAGCACCGCATCTTCTATGTGGAGTGCACGCGCAGTAAGTGGTGATCCAAATGGTGCTAACCTGGCATATGCTTCTTACAGACTGCCTAACCGTGTCATTGCAATGGCATCTTACAAAGTGTCTTATGCAAAGTACTTCGCTACTTCATTCGGTGCTATTTTCGAAGCAGCACCCGCTGGTGCCGTTTCTTATATTTACAATGGTGACCTGAATGGCGATGGCTTTAACAATGACCTGATCTATATTCCAAAGAGTGCGACCGATATCAACCTGATCAATGTGGGTTCTTACAATGCTACCACACATACAGGTTCTACTACAGGTACTGCTGCTGATCCAAGAACTGCTTCACAGATCTATACACAGCTGGACAACTTCATTGGTCAGAACAAATACCTCAATTTCCACCGTGGCGAAACAGCAAAAGCAAATGCTGCTGTATTACCTTACTACAAAAAACTGGATGTAAATATCACAGAAGATATCTCAGTAAAAACAGGAAAAGACAGGCATACATTGAGATTGTCTCTCGATATTATCAATGTGGGTAACTTCCTGAACAGGAACTGGGGTATTGTGCAAGCCGCTACAGTCAATAACTTCCTGAAGTTTGAAGGGTTGGCTGCTGATGGTAAAACGCCTTTATTCTCATTCCCTTATGCTGATTCAAAAAATCAGGTGTCTTATGTGAATAGCTATGCCAATAACACCGCTATTACTTCAAGATGGCAGATGCAGTTTGGTATCAGATATTTATTTAACTAA
- a CDS encoding 7TM diverse intracellular signaling domain-containing protein — MPSGVANHFSPILLLFVTLGVRAQSKIHYLNNEPVLEISTDSAQFIVGNPYPNKEKYRFSLSEPLNYTLYIDGKAYKAGPAIPSRQRKRGEIHLTFNGNATTTLYLRPDFAEIQRYGYKVHPVIRLEKEIAAASRDHLMYISWIVTISLLACFAAYNLYTWFQLHDRVNIWYLLVQLGAMIFVTSFKHFTTRLLPLSYYHLRVMPDGTVYMYDLNSLFLHVGCTIIFTGFIQLTRSYLRTKELLPTYDRMLRYLLVGYIIFEVVPCITTISGWFYMDNYTLVYDDIFICILSLSLLITSVVAYKKRIRGASVFMLANLLPIIFSTGLAVSFIINSTPDYSKNSSLLPEIAIISQIITFTMVLVSRIKTIHEELDAKGYEIAKLETDIAQSKHHHWLIEKENEQISLAMQAEKDRNDLLQQKLDNNNRELVSNSLYIYQKNKLLDDLKKQIHDIDELYPGIKSIKSSLREHKFLDAEWDKFRLHFEQVHPGFFEKLKSQHPNLTNNELRLYAYFHINLSTKEIATLLNIEAASVRQAKARLNKKLKTN, encoded by the coding sequence ATGCCATCGGGAGTCGCCAATCATTTCAGTCCTATACTATTACTGTTCGTTACGTTGGGGGTACGCGCACAATCTAAAATACACTATCTGAACAATGAACCGGTACTGGAAATCAGCACTGATTCTGCTCAGTTTATAGTGGGGAACCCCTATCCCAACAAAGAAAAATACCGGTTCTCGCTCTCCGAGCCCCTGAACTATACATTATATATAGACGGAAAAGCATACAAGGCAGGCCCTGCCATTCCTTCACGCCAGCGGAAAAGAGGGGAAATACACCTTACTTTCAATGGCAATGCGACTACTACCCTGTACCTGCGACCAGATTTTGCCGAAATACAGCGCTATGGATACAAGGTTCATCCCGTGATCCGGCTTGAAAAAGAGATCGCCGCCGCCAGTCGGGATCACCTCATGTATATTTCCTGGATCGTCACCATTTCCCTGTTGGCCTGTTTTGCAGCTTATAATTTATATACCTGGTTTCAACTGCACGACCGTGTAAATATCTGGTACCTGCTGGTACAGCTGGGGGCGATGATATTTGTTACCTCCTTCAAGCATTTCACCACCCGGTTACTTCCCCTTTCTTACTATCATCTCAGGGTCATGCCGGATGGTACGGTGTATATGTATGACCTGAACTCGCTCTTTTTACATGTTGGTTGCACCATCATCTTTACAGGGTTCATTCAGCTAACCCGCTCCTACCTGCGAACCAAAGAGCTGTTACCAACATACGACAGGATGCTTCGTTATCTGCTGGTCGGGTACATAATTTTTGAGGTAGTTCCGTGTATCACCACGATTTCAGGCTGGTTTTACATGGACAATTATACCCTGGTATATGATGACATCTTCATCTGTATACTTTCTCTAAGTTTATTGATTACCAGCGTAGTAGCTTACAAGAAACGCATACGGGGCGCCAGTGTGTTCATGCTGGCGAATCTGCTGCCGATTATTTTTTCCACCGGACTGGCCGTGTCTTTCATAATTAATTCTACTCCTGATTATAGTAAAAATAGCTCTCTGCTGCCGGAAATCGCCATCATTTCCCAGATCATTACCTTCACGATGGTCCTGGTGAGCCGGATCAAGACCATTCATGAGGAACTGGATGCCAAAGGATATGAAATAGCGAAACTTGAAACGGACATTGCTCAAAGTAAACACCATCACTGGCTCATAGAAAAGGAAAATGAACAGATCTCCCTGGCCATGCAGGCAGAAAAAGACAGAAACGATCTATTGCAGCAAAAACTGGATAACAATAACCGGGAGTTGGTTAGTAATAGTCTTTACATCTATCAGAAAAATAAACTGCTGGATGACCTGAAGAAACAAATCCACGACATCGACGAATTATACCCGGGTATAAAATCAATCAAATCGTCATTGCGGGAACATAAATTCCTGGATGCCGAATGGGATAAATTCAGGTTGCATTTTGAACAGGTACACCCTGGTTTCTTCGAAAAACTGAAGTCTCAACACCCCAATCTCACCAATAATGAGTTGAGATTATATGCTTATTTCCACATCAATTTGTCAACAAAAGAGATTGCTACCCTGCTAAACATTGAAGCTGCGAGTGTGCGGCAGGCAAAGGCAAGATTGAATAAGAAATTGAAAACCAATTAA
- a CDS encoding SusD/RagB family nutrient-binding outer membrane lipoprotein produces MNMTNKLKYIFLLLLVPALYIGCSREKFAEMNTDPDDLLSINPETEFTSALLAINNSSFEYYYDHNRAMYYWTQSFVTLNGASSTVYDGSGNLNQRYSNFYNNVGNQLVDVQKLIEKMTGEQREKYTYLHAITYIPLAYYAAYVSDVQGSIAYSQAFQARYTGLLTPAYDTQEELFSNLQVKLDSVVQVLKSTPSVEQVNLGTADVVYGGDEKKWIRAANSLRLRLAMRLLNRDADKMKTLVADILSDDGGLISSNEENWQFVGGINFASGGNYNPQSNGDVSGSKNLIDFMSATSDPRIRIFFQKSDFTKDKFDSAKAQGKLPATLTWDGQLYRGQFANPSASSVSAYSYYFSDISYSYKGVTTADRWVSNVQDRLFYNPETKAHITFPVVTYADVCFMRAELAVRGITSEDASSLYTAGIEASIKAYDEMGSNASLSDYTTLSATEIATYLSQTGVAYDAANALEQICIQEYLNCFKNQNEAWATIKRTGYPSMTSSILNRETVVVDGDTKTMPRRFIVSYPSISDLNYTNRLNAIEEMTKDAGFSTPDDITGRVWWDTAN; encoded by the coding sequence ATGAACATGACGAATAAACTAAAATATATATTCCTGTTGCTGCTTGTACCGGCTTTGTATATCGGATGCAGCCGCGAAAAGTTTGCAGAAATGAATACTGATCCGGATGATCTGTTAAGTATAAATCCAGAGACAGAATTTACTTCTGCTTTATTAGCCATCAATAATAGTAGTTTCGAGTATTATTACGATCATAACAGGGCAATGTACTACTGGACACAGTCCTTTGTAACATTAAATGGAGCCTCTTCTACAGTATATGATGGTTCTGGTAACCTGAATCAGCGGTATAGCAATTTTTATAATAATGTAGGAAATCAGCTGGTGGATGTGCAAAAACTGATCGAAAAAATGACAGGTGAGCAGCGTGAGAAGTATACCTATCTGCATGCCATAACCTACATTCCGCTGGCTTATTATGCAGCTTATGTATCTGATGTACAGGGTAGCATTGCATACTCCCAGGCATTCCAGGCAAGGTATACCGGGTTACTCACACCTGCTTATGATACACAGGAGGAATTGTTTTCTAACCTGCAGGTAAAACTGGATAGTGTTGTGCAGGTATTAAAATCCACTCCTTCTGTTGAGCAGGTAAATCTGGGTACGGCTGATGTGGTATATGGTGGTGATGAAAAGAAATGGATCAGAGCGGCAAACAGCTTGCGTTTAAGATTAGCCATGCGCCTTTTAAACAGGGATGCTGATAAAATGAAGACCCTGGTGGCTGATATCCTTTCAGATGATGGGGGATTGATCAGCTCTAATGAAGAGAACTGGCAGTTTGTAGGGGGTATTAACTTCGCATCTGGTGGCAATTACAACCCTCAAAGTAATGGAGATGTATCTGGTTCTAAAAACCTGATTGATTTTATGTCTGCTACATCAGATCCTCGTATCAGGATTTTCTTCCAGAAATCTGATTTTACAAAAGATAAATTTGATTCTGCAAAGGCCCAGGGTAAACTGCCTGCTACATTGACATGGGATGGACAGCTGTATAGAGGGCAGTTTGCAAATCCATCTGCTTCTTCAGTATCTGCTTACAGCTATTATTTTTCAGACATTTCTTATAGCTATAAAGGCGTAACCACCGCAGATAGATGGGTGTCTAATGTCCAGGATAGATTATTTTACAATCCTGAAACCAAGGCGCATATTACATTCCCTGTTGTTACTTATGCTGATGTTTGCTTTATGCGCGCAGAGCTGGCGGTAAGAGGGATCACCAGTGAAGATGCGTCAAGCCTGTATACTGCAGGTATAGAAGCGTCTATCAAGGCGTATGATGAAATGGGGAGTAATGCTTCCCTGAGCGACTATACTACCCTGAGTGCTACTGAGATTGCAACATATCTTTCTCAAACTGGCGTGGCATATGATGCTGCCAATGCATTGGAACAAATCTGCATTCAGGAATATCTGAACTGTTTCAAAAATCAGAACGAAGCATGGGCAACCATCAAACGTACTGGTTATCCTTCTATGACAAGCAGTATACTTAATAGAGAGACTGTAGTAGTAGATGGTGATACGAAGACAATGCCAAGACGCTTTATTGTTAGTTATCCTTCAATATCTGATCTGAACTATACTAACAGGTTAAATGCAATCGAGGAGATGACGAAAGATGCTGGTTTCAGTACACCAGATGACATTACAGGTCGGGTATGGTGGGATACTGCTAATTAA